Proteins encoded within one genomic window of Chitinophagales bacterium:
- a CDS encoding tail fiber domain-containing protein: MKKLFLILMLISQISMSSQITDNYNNAALWTEFDDPRARMTFNAGRLGWNLTWNDALVNIAQSNLRCSRNLNGLISTSPNFRVAVTYRITTALQTGTTVLAITENNTQSLVTRLTNTTFNCNQNSSITINMNGNAFFIQIKPNNAVTQNNATCNPIFQQQINFNNQLNVDRRIELTQIGNRYRFRVLNPITGAELLNQVFCSPVTPSNLNFIQHGNHPWAGVNGGIIEVDDLFVDNPSTIVDPTINAFPSVTINGPTGVCELDDQPITLTAVAPGGTFVWNNPPTNGANLSVSIPGTYTVTATVNNCVSTATANIVDNCPPGCEDPCSWSKTGNNGITSANFLGTRNNIDLNFRTNKKLNLKLGSSGNLTLNEGKSLMFGKITNNTTENRWGIEEFDGGLNFWKPWPSANNGNYKLFLSDDKVGVDIGNTPTWAKSLTWNWHKFQVRGWGLSDGWATFSDERLKKNFMPIENAIEKLKLLNPYQYDYDFSDFPGDTTNIKGLNINKHPNMNGMTNRFGFKAQEVEKVLPSLVHKPLNSKGFMAMDYDGFIPITIQAIKELNAKVEKQNNAVIENEELKAKIAKMEEKFALLEKTIAQLCESGCEGLKKAGSSSDSNVLFQSIPNPTDNEALINYHLSREYRDASITVSSQDGKQLMSVKLDTKKGAGSVKINLGDLANGTYLYTLVAGERVIDTKRLQIIK; this comes from the coding sequence ATGAAAAAATTATTTTTAATTTTAATGCTAATTTCTCAAATCAGTATGTCTTCTCAGATTACGGACAACTACAACAATGCAGCGTTGTGGACTGAATTTGATGACCCTAGAGCAAGAATGACTTTTAATGCAGGAAGATTAGGCTGGAATTTAACATGGAATGACGCGCTTGTTAATATTGCTCAATCAAACCTCAGATGTTCTAGAAATCTTAATGGATTAATTTCTACCAGTCCTAATTTTCGTGTAGCTGTTACATATCGAATTACTACTGCTTTACAAACTGGGACTACCGTTTTGGCAATTACAGAAAATAACACCCAATCTCTTGTTACTAGGCTTACAAATACAACTTTCAACTGTAATCAAAATTCTTCGATTACAATAAATATGAATGGAAATGCATTTTTCATTCAAATAAAACCAAACAATGCAGTAACACAAAATAATGCAACTTGCAACCCTATTTTCCAGCAACAGATTAACTTTAACAATCAATTAAATGTAGATAGGAGAATTGAGCTCACTCAAATCGGGAATAGATATAGATTTAGGGTTTTAAATCCTATCACTGGTGCTGAATTACTTAATCAGGTATTTTGTTCTCCAGTTACACCTTCCAATTTGAACTTTATACAACATGGAAATCACCCTTGGGCTGGCGTTAATGGAGGAATAATCGAAGTGGACGATTTGTTTGTTGACAATCCTTCAACTATAGTAGACCCTACCATCAATGCATTTCCTTCTGTGACGATAAATGGTCCGACTGGGGTCTGTGAATTAGACGACCAACCAATAACATTGACGGCTGTGGCTCCAGGTGGCACTTTCGTATGGAATAATCCTCCAACAAATGGAGCAAATCTAAGCGTATCTATACCGGGAACATATACCGTTACAGCTACAGTAAACAACTGTGTTAGTACAGCTACAGCAAATATTGTGGATAACTGTCCTCCAGGATGCGAAGACCCTTGCAGTTGGAGTAAAACAGGCAACAATGGCATAACATCGGCTAATTTTTTGGGAACTAGGAATAATATAGATTTGAATTTCAGAACTAACAAAAAGCTAAATTTGAAATTGGGTAGTTCAGGTAATTTAACACTTAATGAAGGTAAGTCTTTAATGTTTGGCAAGATTACAAATAACACTACTGAGAATCGTTGGGGAATAGAGGAGTTTGATGGTGGATTAAATTTTTGGAAACCGTGGCCTTCAGCTAATAACGGAAATTACAAACTTTTTTTATCAGACGACAAGGTAGGAGTTGATATTGGCAATACTCCGACGTGGGCTAAATCACTAACCTGGAATTGGCATAAATTTCAAGTAAGAGGATGGGGGTTATCAGATGGATGGGCAACATTTTCGGACGAAAGATTAAAGAAAAATTTTATGCCAATCGAAAATGCGATTGAGAAATTGAAATTATTAAATCCCTATCAATATGATTATGACTTTTCAGATTTTCCTGGCGATACAACTAATATTAAAGGTTTAAACATTAATAAGCATCCAAACATGAATGGAATGACAAATAGGTTTGGTTTTAAAGCACAAGAAGTTGAAAAAGTACTACCAAGTCTTGTTCATAAGCCTTTAAACTCAAAAGGATTCATGGCAATGGATTATGATGGTTTTATTCCAATTACTATACAGGCCATCAAAGAACTCAACGCTAAAGTAGAAAAGCAAAATAATGCTGTGATTGAGAATGAAGAACTTAAAGCTAAGATAGCAAAGATGGAAGAGAAATTTGCACTATTAGAAAAAACGATCGCTCAGTTATGTGAGAGTGGCTGTGAAGGTCTGAAAAAAGCTGGTTCTAGCTCTGATTCAAATGTTCTTTTTCAGTCTATTCCTAATCCTACAGACAATGAAGCATTGATAAACTATCACTTATCTAGAGAATATAGAGATGCATCTATCACTGTATCTAGCCAAGATGGCAAGCAATTGATGTCAGTAAAACTAGATACTAAAAAAGGTGCGGGGTCTGTTAAAATCAATTTAGGAGACTTAGCTAATGGCACCTATCTCTATACACTAGTAGCAGGGGAGCGTGTCATAGACACCAAAAGACTCCAGATTATAAAATAA
- a CDS encoding response regulator transcription factor: protein MNPQKIKAIIVDDEDRALQLNVNMISTYCPQVEILGVFDSIDAAYEGILLHKPDLVFLDIDMPPYTGFDLLRRLHPVFFEVIFVTAFNHYAIDAIRFSALDYLMKPVKIDELQNAVLKASERVAGKNKDAVTIQPLDQMKEITKLVINSQRGTEILDIKDILYFKADNTYTEFYTTQGKVLSTKTMSEYEDMFQDKNFFRIHRSYMVNLYQVKSVDKLEGSQIVLNNGETLPLAYRRKHEFSERLKSLT, encoded by the coding sequence ATGAATCCTCAAAAAATCAAAGCCATTATCGTCGATGACGAAGATCGGGCACTCCAGCTCAATGTCAATATGATATCAACCTACTGCCCTCAGGTAGAGATACTCGGTGTTTTTGATTCAATCGATGCGGCGTATGAAGGCATACTACTTCACAAACCAGATTTAGTATTTCTGGATATAGATATGCCTCCTTATACTGGATTTGATTTGCTGCGAAGATTACATCCTGTGTTTTTCGAAGTCATATTCGTGACGGCTTTTAATCACTATGCTATTGATGCCATTCGATTTTCAGCTTTGGATTATCTGATGAAACCAGTAAAGATAGATGAATTGCAAAATGCGGTGCTTAAAGCATCAGAACGTGTTGCTGGCAAAAATAAAGATGCTGTAACCATCCAACCTTTAGACCAGATGAAAGAAATCACCAAACTGGTTATTAATTCGCAACGAGGAACAGAAATACTAGATATAAAAGACATTCTCTATTTTAAAGCAGACAATACCTATACTGAATTTTATACGACCCAAGGAAAAGTCCTAAGTACGAAGACTATGAGCGAATACGAAGATATGTTTCAAGATAAAAATTTTTTCCGTATTCATCGCTCCTATATGGTCAATCTCTATCAAGTGAAATCTGTGGACAAACTAGAAGGAAGTCAAATTGTGCTAAACAATGGCGAAACCTTGCCACTAGCTTATCGCAGAAAACATGAATTCTCCGAGCGATTGAAATCATTGACTTAA
- a CDS encoding GIY-YIG nuclease family protein has protein sequence MKPTGTHNYYVYILTNYTKTVLYIGVTNDLESRLDQHKTKSNPNSFIAKYNCCYLVYYERFQYIQHAIEREKELKKWSRVKKNKLIEIMNPSWSFLEEEWGL, from the coding sequence ATGAAACCAACAGGAACACACAATTATTATGTTTATATTTTAACCAATTACACTAAAACAGTTCTATACATTGGCGTGACAAATGACCTAGAATCCAGACTAGACCAGCACAAAACCAAATCGAACCCTAACTCATTTATCGCAAAATACAACTGTTGCTATTTGGTTTATTATGAAAGATTTCAATATATTCAGCATGCTATCGAACGAGAAAAAGAATTAAAGAAATGGTCGAGAGTAAAAAAGAATAAATTGATAGAAATTATGAATCCTAGTTGGAGTTTTTTAGAGGAAGAATGGGGTTTGTAA
- a CDS encoding histidine kinase, with product MKTRILTILFLLTCSCLYSQVILEHLTKKDGLPSNNISTISQDKEGYIWIGTDNGAARYDGKTIKTFTVDDGLTSNEVTGFYPDPLGRVWITCFGGDLCFYLNGKIYNKINYPRLKNVPRYFFSRIDFLKQRDSFLINSYEKMEKQSTKDIKIEMNYYTLELKETLIRDLKIKDWDYSLQGSIHELKLIDSSYPSILHNFNTLELKMKCIVFYSIGDFKVVQLLDFTTFILDKRGKVVFKGKIDGVVSFPVFNDSNAFFFKANNHLYLFTNNKRVVKGPYFKSLIAAFLDNNGQLWISTSNGVVRLSSNTLSLPKVINELKRPVYTIKSFEGNIYAGLDENEVVNLTNDQYYRYQKFSEGASRVLDFFKLNDEVFTIGDQTSYNLKTQLPLDKFVNSCKNAVQLNKNEILYSNFRGLRHLKYTNGKVLEWEPYLGRVFNAFQSNDKKIWIGAEAGLKYSDSTMQTFVGMKLPVPNAEMVKHIQQDSYGTMIFSTNNGVVFWSQGNYFHLNKLNGLLDNSINRAYPSRNGNYINVCTNLGFNRVKYRIEGKKLYYTISSYTASDGLRSEVVYSALESESNIYIGTREGITIIPMRDSIKQVSIPIKLESYLVNDSFYEFNNNEWNHHQNTFQFNFSAFYYQRNREMQFSYQLTPIDQAPVISDNPSIIYRGLAPGDYTLKVFAFDKHYPKLRKSKVWTYRFTISPPYYKTWWFISLMTLLAVSGGFLLYISYLRRKQKQNLEVQTLLKQMAQHRLEALKGQMNPHFIFNSLNTVQHFISTHNEREAMDFIAKFSSLIRKMLDLARVDKLSLEKEIQFLKDYAEIEKIRYVNKFDVDFIVDVVDKNDIELPSMLVQPLLENAIKHGVSNLKERRGRIEVVIMTVDEHWLNIKIKDNGNGLVKREESSKSYTSAALDIIRERLEVYEVDGRKGRLDIRFSENGTVSELVVPI from the coding sequence CTTTTACCCAGACCCATTGGGAAGAGTATGGATAACTTGTTTTGGGGGTGACCTTTGTTTTTATTTAAACGGGAAAATCTATAATAAAATAAATTATCCTAGACTGAAAAATGTCCCGCGCTATTTCTTTTCTAGAATTGATTTTTTAAAACAAAGGGATTCATTTCTCATTAATAGCTATGAAAAGATGGAAAAACAATCAACTAAAGACATTAAAATTGAAATGAATTATTATACGCTTGAGTTAAAGGAGACTCTAATAAGGGATTTAAAAATCAAAGACTGGGATTATAGTTTACAGGGTTCTATTCATGAATTAAAACTAATTGATTCAAGTTACCCATCTATTCTGCATAATTTTAATACTTTAGAATTGAAGATGAAATGTATTGTATTTTATAGTATTGGAGATTTTAAAGTAGTTCAGTTATTAGATTTTACCACCTTCATTCTGGATAAAAGAGGTAAGGTTGTATTTAAGGGTAAAATAGATGGTGTTGTCAGCTTTCCAGTTTTTAATGATAGCAATGCATTTTTCTTCAAAGCCAACAATCATTTGTATTTGTTTACTAATAATAAAAGAGTAGTAAAAGGGCCCTATTTTAAGAGTTTAATAGCAGCTTTTTTAGATAATAATGGTCAGTTATGGATCTCCACATCTAATGGTGTTGTCCGTTTATCCTCAAATACCTTAAGTCTTCCCAAAGTGATTAATGAGTTAAAGCGTCCTGTTTATACCATTAAAAGTTTTGAGGGCAATATTTATGCAGGATTAGATGAAAATGAGGTGGTAAATCTTACGAATGACCAATATTACAGATATCAAAAATTTTCTGAAGGCGCATCAAGAGTTTTAGACTTCTTTAAACTAAATGATGAAGTTTTTACCATAGGAGATCAAACTAGTTATAATCTAAAAACACAACTTCCATTAGACAAGTTTGTCAATTCTTGTAAAAATGCTGTTCAATTAAATAAGAACGAAATTTTATACTCTAATTTTAGAGGGCTAAGACATTTAAAGTATACTAATGGCAAGGTATTAGAATGGGAACCATATTTAGGTAGAGTATTTAATGCATTTCAATCCAATGATAAAAAAATCTGGATTGGTGCAGAAGCAGGTTTAAAATATTCAGATTCAACAATGCAAACTTTCGTAGGAATGAAGTTGCCAGTGCCTAATGCAGAAATGGTAAAACATATACAACAGGATAGTTATGGCACTATGATATTCTCCACTAATAATGGAGTGGTTTTTTGGAGTCAGGGGAACTATTTTCACTTAAACAAATTGAATGGATTATTAGACAATTCCATTAATAGAGCCTATCCAAGTAGGAATGGTAACTATATTAATGTGTGCACTAACTTGGGATTTAATCGAGTAAAATATAGAATAGAAGGTAAGAAATTATATTATACCATTAGTTCCTATACTGCGTCTGATGGTTTGCGGTCTGAAGTAGTATATTCGGCGCTTGAGAGCGAGAGTAATATCTACATTGGCACTCGTGAGGGTATTACAATTATTCCAATGAGAGATTCAATAAAGCAAGTTTCAATCCCCATAAAATTAGAGAGCTATTTAGTTAATGATTCCTTTTACGAATTTAACAATAATGAATGGAATCATCATCAAAACACCTTTCAGTTTAATTTTTCTGCCTTCTATTATCAGCGAAATAGAGAAATGCAGTTTTCTTATCAATTAACGCCTATAGATCAAGCGCCTGTCATTTCAGACAATCCGTCTATCATATATCGTGGTCTAGCGCCAGGAGATTATACCTTGAAAGTTTTTGCTTTTGACAAACACTATCCAAAGTTGAGAAAAAGTAAAGTCTGGACTTATCGTTTTACCATTTCCCCACCATATTACAAAACATGGTGGTTTATTTCGCTGATGACGCTATTAGCAGTTTCAGGAGGATTTCTTTTGTATATCAGCTATTTGCGAAGAAAACAAAAACAAAATCTAGAGGTGCAAACCCTATTGAAACAGATGGCGCAGCATAGATTGGAAGCTTTGAAAGGGCAGATGAATCCTCATTTTATTTTCAATTCTTTGAACACGGTGCAGCATTTTATCTCTACTCACAACGAGCGAGAAGCTATGGACTTTATCGCCAAATTCAGTTCTCTGATAAGAAAAATGTTAGATTTGGCTCGGGTAGATAAATTAAGTTTAGAGAAGGAGATTCAGTTTCTAAAAGACTATGCAGAAATAGAGAAGATACGATATGTGAATAAGTTTGATGTGGATTTTATAGTCGACGTAGTGGATAAAAATGATATAGAACTACCTTCCATGCTAGTTCAGCCACTTCTGGAAAATGCCATAAAACATGGCGTCTCTAATTTGAAAGAGCGAAGGGGACGAATAGAAGTGGTGATTATGACTGTAGATGAACATTGGTTGAATATTAAGATAAAGGACAATGGCAATGGATTGGTCAAGCGAGAAGAAAGTTCAAAATCGTATACATCAGCAGCCTTGGATATCATCCGCGAACGATTAGAGGTCTATGAGGTAGATGGAAGAAAGGGAAGATTGGATATTCGGTTTTCTGAAAATGGAACAGTGTCGGAGTTGGTGGTGCCGATTTAG